One segment of Allorhodopirellula heiligendammensis DNA contains the following:
- a CDS encoding G8 domain-containing protein yields MNLRIPRSNRRLRLESLESRRLLANDLAVPDFGTLAMPSFSPAIVSATSTSEMVEGEMTMQSMDMGHSMFEITPDAVVTMHDNIPRFGANPTFISIRDGNWSDPSIWQGGQVPGANAIVSIPAGRLVTYDIDSTMRLDAIEVSGELKFATDSHTSVWLNELMVMPAGTLTIGTAVAPVNASVTAEVVFTDTPQADGHHFKTGTVEHPGIDPSQWGNGLIVLGKAEMHGHTLQNTFVRAAGDVLAGSTTIEAQGYVGDWQVGDRIVIPDTRQTNPVDTPNYYTYESQEETATIVAVTANSIVVDHPLQFDHVGPRDADGTPTQTTAGVTLAPHIANFGRNVVLRSENPDGVRGHVAFVGDASKDIRYVAYQDLGRTDVGPIDNTTYDVNGQVTHIGTNQIARYSDHNHHLSGPMGGIPLDAAHADTSIRYQSIGIGNSIDGALKWGTTIHASHFGLTADSVYHDVKGAAVATEDGSEYGNTISGNFVVGVHDGETGFNGLGENLSDRGDQGDGFWFAGPMNSVTDNVVANAVRNGFVVFPDNIPNTRNSSKYREVRVPLFAGANMHDESQTRLINVLAEPFDDFSGNEIYGATTAAVQLWSVGNRSLYPDAAGRNTLIDTTVWHVTGVGIRFYYADDYVVDGWLQRGDPAMISARASLGGPSNPAVGAAIIHAGSRAATSIVRHAEVQNMTIGYFNRGRGSADDILLEDSHFDNDQNILVIPWGQNPADGVRDFLMSNVTFGNSLRPGSQNDITLRWTPAYLDNAVLPESTVFRDFDGVDGLDLSIYYPEQAPDTIPEFQGEPISPGGNLTNAESFAQYGVAANGFVAPSREIDGDNGETALTRGRAMGIDGLVFEQNPLEQPLLFMNVRVEFSKPVLYYTVVGNPAGVTGVEVNVDGQTLNLNKLTGKAELSFLPNLGDFEIQGQIITTTGSGASSELQLQLPFPIFGVVPPNNRPVLQPVAAQALVANSVFRLDLAATDADGDIVEYSSDNLPTGATLNKDTGEFVWQPSNDQSGSRTINFFATDSRNGQASMRVRFDVVFDASPSPLVGNWEFNTGSTNVSDGSTYAFEATMIGTPKASPNYLEFQGRWSGQRLEIEPTAAHRPTTAITLRAVVQPTTRNNSFEPLIRYESGSVEAYSLTVKDGGSMSDERGSLQGYWFTVRTEAGTQRVSARITDWDIRGFDEVVGVFDGSRDGGRLDLYVNGALADSKTNVGVTIVYPTFGGQRVTLGGSGDIGRTFGGRMAEVQISTVPQSPSDLALTPWKRKDDALLAYLATQDLAGLDTSLN; encoded by the coding sequence ATGAATTTACGAATACCACGATCCAACCGCCGACTGAGGCTCGAATCTCTTGAGTCCCGTCGTTTGCTCGCCAATGATCTCGCCGTGCCGGATTTTGGCACCCTGGCAATGCCGAGTTTCAGTCCAGCCATCGTCTCGGCGACGTCGACCAGCGAAATGGTGGAGGGCGAAATGACGATGCAGAGCATGGACATGGGACATAGCATGTTCGAGATCACGCCCGATGCGGTGGTCACGATGCATGACAACATTCCTCGCTTTGGTGCCAACCCCACATTCATTTCGATTCGCGACGGAAATTGGTCGGACCCGTCGATATGGCAGGGTGGTCAAGTCCCTGGTGCCAATGCGATCGTCTCGATCCCCGCCGGCCGGTTGGTAACCTATGACATCGATTCAACGATGCGGCTCGACGCCATCGAAGTGAGCGGCGAGCTGAAGTTTGCGACCGACTCCCACACGTCGGTGTGGCTGAACGAACTCATGGTAATGCCTGCTGGCACGCTGACGATCGGTACTGCCGTGGCCCCCGTCAACGCAAGCGTGACAGCCGAGGTCGTATTTACTGATACACCGCAAGCCGATGGACATCACTTCAAGACGGGAACGGTCGAGCATCCCGGGATCGATCCGTCGCAGTGGGGCAATGGCTTGATCGTATTGGGCAAGGCCGAAATGCACGGTCATACTCTGCAGAACACGTTTGTTCGTGCCGCGGGCGACGTGCTGGCCGGCTCTACCACCATCGAAGCGCAAGGCTATGTGGGAGATTGGCAGGTGGGCGACAGGATTGTCATCCCTGATACGCGTCAAACTAATCCGGTTGACACACCCAACTACTACACATACGAGTCCCAGGAAGAGACCGCGACCATCGTGGCCGTAACGGCCAACTCCATTGTCGTGGATCACCCGCTCCAGTTTGATCATGTTGGGCCCCGCGATGCCGACGGCACGCCGACGCAAACAACCGCTGGCGTCACGCTTGCCCCGCATATCGCGAATTTCGGCCGTAATGTTGTCCTGCGAAGCGAGAATCCCGATGGCGTTCGCGGGCACGTTGCCTTCGTGGGTGACGCCAGCAAAGACATTCGTTATGTGGCCTATCAGGATCTCGGCCGTACCGATGTCGGCCCAATCGACAACACGACGTACGATGTCAATGGCCAGGTCACGCACATCGGGACCAACCAGATCGCTCGGTACAGTGACCATAACCATCATCTCAGCGGACCGATGGGAGGTATTCCCCTCGACGCTGCCCACGCGGATACGAGTATTCGCTACCAATCCATCGGCATCGGCAACTCAATCGACGGAGCCCTGAAGTGGGGCACCACGATCCACGCCTCCCACTTTGGACTCACGGCTGACTCCGTGTATCACGACGTTAAAGGCGCAGCGGTCGCGACCGAAGACGGCAGCGAGTACGGCAACACCATCAGTGGCAATTTTGTCGTCGGCGTCCACGATGGCGAAACCGGTTTCAACGGCTTGGGTGAAAACCTCAGTGATCGCGGTGACCAAGGCGATGGCTTCTGGTTTGCCGGGCCGATGAATTCGGTCACCGACAACGTTGTCGCCAACGCAGTGCGAAACGGATTCGTTGTGTTCCCGGATAACATCCCGAACACACGTAACAGCAGCAAGTACCGTGAGGTCCGCGTACCACTATTTGCCGGTGCAAACATGCACGATGAGTCGCAAACCCGCCTCATCAACGTGCTGGCCGAACCGTTCGACGATTTCAGCGGCAATGAAATCTACGGAGCGACGACCGCAGCCGTCCAGCTCTGGTCAGTGGGTAACCGCAGTCTCTACCCTGACGCGGCCGGACGAAACACTCTCATCGACACGACCGTCTGGCACGTCACGGGTGTCGGTATCCGATTCTATTACGCCGATGATTACGTTGTCGATGGCTGGCTGCAACGGGGCGACCCCGCGATGATCAGCGCTCGTGCCAGCCTCGGTGGTCCATCCAACCCTGCTGTCGGCGCAGCAATTATTCATGCGGGTAGTCGCGCGGCGACATCAATCGTTCGTCATGCCGAAGTCCAGAACATGACGATTGGGTATTTCAATCGCGGACGCGGCTCGGCAGATGACATTCTCCTGGAAGACAGCCATTTTGACAATGATCAAAATATTCTTGTCATCCCCTGGGGCCAGAACCCTGCCGATGGAGTGCGTGATTTCTTAATGAGCAATGTGACGTTTGGCAATAGCCTACGTCCGGGCTCCCAAAACGATATTACGCTGCGCTGGACTCCCGCGTACCTTGACAACGCTGTCCTACCCGAGTCAACGGTCTTCCGCGACTTCGACGGCGTCGACGGGCTTGACCTCTCAATCTACTACCCCGAGCAGGCACCCGATACGATTCCGGAGTTTCAAGGCGAGCCGATTAGCCCTGGCGGCAATCTGACGAATGCAGAGAGTTTTGCGCAGTACGGTGTGGCGGCGAACGGTTTTGTCGCACCCAGTCGTGAGATTGATGGTGACAACGGGGAAACGGCTCTCACTCGCGGTCGAGCGATGGGAATCGATGGCTTGGTGTTTGAGCAAAACCCGCTGGAGCAGCCACTGCTCTTCATGAATGTCCGCGTGGAGTTTTCCAAGCCGGTACTCTACTACACCGTCGTCGGTAACCCTGCTGGCGTTACGGGAGTTGAAGTCAACGTGGACGGGCAAACCCTGAACCTGAACAAGCTAACTGGCAAAGCCGAACTCAGCTTTCTACCGAATCTGGGCGACTTCGAAATCCAAGGACAAATTATCACTACGACCGGATCAGGTGCCTCCAGTGAACTGCAACTCCAACTCCCGTTCCCGATCTTTGGCGTTGTGCCACCGAACAATCGCCCCGTGCTCCAACCCGTTGCCGCACAAGCTCTCGTGGCGAACTCGGTTTTCCGACTCGACCTCGCAGCGACTGACGCGGACGGCGACATCGTTGAATATTCGTCTGACAATCTACCCACCGGTGCGACGCTCAATAAAGACACCGGCGAGTTTGTCTGGCAACCGTCGAACGATCAATCTGGCTCGCGGACGATTAACTTCTTTGCCACCGACAGCCGCAACGGCCAAGCGTCGATGCGTGTTCGCTTCGACGTCGTCTTTGACGCGAGTCCGTCGCCACTGGTGGGCAACTGGGAATTCAACACTGGCTCGACAAACGTTTCGGATGGATCAACCTACGCGTTCGAAGCCACGATGATTGGCACCCCGAAGGCATCGCCGAATTATCTAGAGTTTCAAGGACGTTGGAGTGGCCAACGCTTGGAAATCGAGCCCACTGCAGCCCACCGACCGACCACCGCGATCACACTGCGAGCGGTTGTCCAGCCAACCACCAGAAATAACAGCTTTGAACCGCTCATTCGATACGAATCGGGGAGTGTCGAAGCCTATTCATTGACCGTTAAGGACGGTGGGTCGATGAGTGACGAACGAGGGTCGCTGCAGGGCTACTGGTTTACAGTTCGCACTGAGGCGGGAACGCAGCGGGTGTCGGCCAGAATTACCGATTGGGACATCCGGGGATTCGACGAAGTCGTCGGCGTGTTCGATGGCTCTCGTGACGGCGGCCGGCTCGACCTCTACGTCAACGGCGCTCTTGCTGATTCAAAGACCAACGTGGGCGTGACCATCGTCTATCCAACATTCGGTGGGCAACGTGTCACCCTCGGTGGCAGCGGCGATATTGGACGGACGTTTGGAGGACGCATGGCGGAGGTTCAAATATCGACGGTTCCACAATCTCCGTCCGACCTCGCTTTGACTCCGTGGAAACGAAAAGACGATGCGTTGTTGGCATACCTGGCCACACAGGATTTGGCTGGGTTGGACACCTCGCTCAACTGA
- a CDS encoding DUF559 domain-containing protein, which yields MGKIISRQRGRARDAQRDAYLGALGFEVLRIHGFRVTQDLHGVREEIEALVQRLRVKSPSPPDPSPRSGARGASVISSPPTSLLLRFSHSPHRVPL from the coding sequence ATGGGAAAGATCATTTCACGCCAGAGGGGGCGAGCTCGCGATGCACAGCGCGATGCGTATTTAGGAGCGCTCGGGTTTGAGGTATTGCGGATTCATGGATTTCGAGTGACGCAGGATTTGCATGGGGTGCGTGAAGAGATTGAAGCCCTGGTGCAGAGATTGCGAGTGAAAAGCCCCTCACCCCCCGACCCCTCTCCCCGCAGCGGGGCGAGGGGAGCCAGCGTGATCTCGTCGCCCCCCACTTCCCTTTTGCTCCGCTTCTCCCACTCTCCCCACCGCGTGCCATTATGA
- a CDS encoding polysaccharide deacetylase family protein, giving the protein MNARSTIRLVVSVDTEEEGLWNVGFPVRNNTTTNLRGLARFQALCERHGMPPTYLVTAPVLDDEQAVAEMSKWQQESRCEVGAHCHPWCNPPIVAEQVSSRESYLSNLPRELQYEKLAWLTDAIADRMGVRPTSFRAGRYGFSFVTARCLIQLGYTVDSSHLPLFAYPEDGGPDFRMHARLPHRLVDSSKPGSLIEIPVTTGFTRPGYELRRRIYQQTRQPIPRKLRLAGIADRLGIARRVKLSPEGTQTDDLKQLISAGVRDGLQTLVLMLHSSSLVAGCSPYCASEADFERFLSRLDSCLGFARTEFQAEGVTLTQAAVEIDQMLD; this is encoded by the coding sequence ATGAACGCGCGATCAACCATCCGCTTGGTCGTGAGTGTCGATACCGAAGAGGAGGGGTTGTGGAACGTGGGATTTCCGGTTCGCAACAACACGACAACCAACCTACGCGGCCTCGCTCGATTTCAAGCATTGTGCGAGCGGCACGGGATGCCGCCGACCTATCTCGTCACTGCGCCGGTGTTGGATGACGAACAGGCCGTGGCCGAAATGTCGAAGTGGCAACAGGAGTCGCGGTGCGAGGTCGGTGCCCACTGTCACCCGTGGTGCAACCCGCCGATTGTCGCCGAGCAGGTTTCTTCGAGGGAGTCGTATCTAAGCAATTTGCCGCGTGAGCTGCAGTACGAGAAACTGGCATGGTTGACCGATGCGATCGCGGATCGAATGGGGGTCCGGCCCACCTCGTTTCGCGCCGGCCGCTACGGTTTCAGTTTTGTGACGGCGCGGTGCCTCATTCAGCTCGGCTACACAGTCGATTCGAGTCACCTGCCGTTGTTCGCGTACCCAGAGGATGGTGGTCCTGATTTCCGTATGCATGCACGTCTTCCGCATCGCTTGGTCGATTCGTCGAAGCCCGGATCGCTGATTGAAATCCCCGTGACAACGGGATTCACACGGCCTGGCTATGAGTTAAGGCGCAGGATTTATCAACAGACAAGGCAACCGATCCCGCGCAAGTTGCGATTGGCCGGGATCGCCGACAGGTTAGGGATCGCCAGACGCGTCAAACTGAGTCCGGAGGGGACGCAGACGGATGATTTGAAGCAGTTGATCTCGGCGGGAGTTCGTGACGGTTTGCAAACGTTGGTGTTGATGTTGCACAGCAGTTCGTTGGTCGCGGGCTGTTCACCGTACTGTGCCAGCGAGGCGGATTTTGAGCGGTTCCTCAGCCGATTGGACAGCTGCCTCGGATTCGCACGAACCGAATTTCAGGCCGAGGGCGTGACGCTTACCCAAGCCGCGGTCGAGATCGATCAGATGCTAGACTGA